CCTCACCGGAGTCAAACAGTCGTTTTCTACAGGCTGGCTCACAAGCTACTTCCCCCCTGCCGGCTTAACCGCCGCTGGACGACCCAGTTAACTGCGTTCAGAAGGTTCGCCGCATTCTCGCTCGGCTTCAATCAGAATCTCGGTCAACCGGTTCACTGCAGCAGCCAACTGTTGCAGCCGCGACGGAATCTCGTTCAGTCGCTGTTGATCGAATTGCCGGTAAGCATCGTCGGTCCAAACTTCGCTAGTCTCGACCATCCGCTCTTTAAGCTTGGCATAGCCCTGGCTGATTTGCCCCATGCCCGAATTCAAGTCACAGATTCTCATTGGTTTCCTTCTGGTGCTGGAATTTCGGCAGATTCACTGGTTCGACTCGAAGCGGAACGATCGTCGGCGGGCTGACGAAACGTCTGTGTATAGGCATCCAGGGCGGCAGCCATTCGTTGCAGCTCCGCACCGGCAACAGGGACGTCGTTCTCTAAATACCGCAGCAGCTTGGCCAGTTGAACGTCAAAGTCTTCGACCGCCTTGCGAATCTCAAACTTCCAGCGTTTGACCGCCGCCATCCGCTGTTCGGTAAGTTCAAGCCGCCGCTTGGCCTTCTCCAGCAACTTCTTCTCTTGGTAACAGGCTCGCCGATCTTCGCCGCTGATTGTCAGTTCGCAGCGCTGTAATTCCAGTCGCGCTTCAGCCAGTCGATCCGAGGCTTTGCGCATCTCGCGCGGCCAATAGAACGTACGGTCTTGCTCGACCCAATCGATCGCGCGGCGAGCTTCCATCGAGAGCGACGTCACCCCATGCGAGGCATCTTCGGCAAACTGCAACAGCGCCGAACGGAGCGCCGTGACCGCTTCGGTGGAAGTGATGTGTGCTGATTTGGCCATGACCAGTACCTTCAAACTAGGACCGCATGTAGTCTTCGATGTGCTCCGCCTTCCGCAGCAGGTACGGCACATAGGCGTCGGCCGTCTCGGTGAAGCGCAGCAGCACTTTCATATTCTGCTCGAACTCCTCCGAGAACTTCTTATGCTCCTGGTCGCGCCAGCTGGCACTCAGCGTCGCCAATTGATTGCCGAGCGCCGCCGAGCGATCGCGCAGCTGAGAATTGAATTTCTTCAAGCTCTGGGCGAATTGCCGGAGCTCTTCAGGATCGACAACAGCTTGGGGCATGGCTCGCTACCTTCGACTGAATGAAATGAACGCCAGCGCGGGCGTGAAGACTTCTCTTCATTGTACGCACTCGGGGCACGACATTCCTTGCCGGGACGATCTCCAAGTCAGTTTGTCATATTCGCCATATAGCCCAGCGGTCAGATTCGCCGGCGCAGCTCATTTTCCACGTCCTTTAGGTTGACCCGCCGCAGGCTGCAGCCGATGATGGGCAACCTCTCGATCTTGTTCCCCTCCCAACCGCTGTTTGAGCTAGTGCCGATGAGTCCCGACAAGAAAGCCGACGCTGAACTAGCCCCGTGGCCCGGGTCGCACGCTATGCCGCGCTGGAGCGTCGGAGAACTCACCGATGCGCCACTGTTTCAATGGAAAAATGCACTCGCGATGATCGGCCCCGGCCTCGTCATGGGTGCAGCAGCCATTGGTGGTGGTGAATGGCTCGCGGGCCCTGCAGTGACGGCCAAATATGGCGGCGCCCTCCTGTGGATCGGCACCGTCAGCATTTTGTTTCAGGTCATCTATAACATCGAAATCAGCCGCTACGCCCTCTATTGCGGCGAGCCCATCTTCAGTGGCAAGTTCCGCATTCCACCGCACCCCATGTTTTGGGTGCTGATCTATTTCATGCTCGACTGGGGCTCGATCGCCCCCTATCTGGCCGTGAACGCAGCCATCCCGCTCGAAGCCATTTTTCTTCAGCGACTTCCCGACCCCGATAACATCCCGCGCGACTGGTGGGTCCATAAGTTCGTGGCCACCGGTCTCTATCTGCTCGTTCTGATTCCACTCATTTTCGGCGGCAAGATTTATAACTCGCTCAAGGTGGTCATGAGCTTCAAGCTGGTCGCCGTAATCACGTTTTTGCTCTTCCTGGGCATCTTCTTTTCCCGCCCGGCAACTTGGGGCGAAATCTTCTCGGGGCTGTTTCAGATTGGCACCGTTCCGGTACTGCGTGGTGAAGATCTGAATGGCAACGGTATTCTGGATCCGGGCGAAGACTTCGATCGCGACGGACGGCTCGATGTGAACGAAGGTTTGCCACCAACGATTGATACGAATGGCGATGGCAATCCCGATGCGTGGGAGAAGGACGCGGAAGGTAACGAGATTCGTTTTCGCGATCAGGATGGTGACGGCAAGCGCGACGGCTACGCCACCGAGAACGTCTTCGTCTATCTTTGGAATCACGGCACTTTCCCCACGCTCAATCTCTCGTTGATTGCCACGCTCGGCAGCCTGGCCGCCATTGCCGGCAACGGCGGTTTGACCAACGCGCCAATCAGCAATTTCACTCGCGATCAAGGCTGGGGCATGGGTAGCAAAGTCGGCGCGATTCCTAGCGTCGTCGGTGGCCATGGCATCAGTT
Above is a window of Anatilimnocola aggregata DNA encoding:
- a CDS encoding WXG100 family type VII secretion target, which codes for MPQAVVDPEELRQFAQSLKKFNSQLRDRSAALGNQLATLSASWRDQEHKKFSEEFEQNMKVLLRFTETADAYVPYLLRKAEHIEDYMRS
- a CDS encoding Nramp family divalent metal transporter; the encoded protein is MMGNLSILFPSQPLFELVPMSPDKKADAELAPWPGSHAMPRWSVGELTDAPLFQWKNALAMIGPGLVMGAAAIGGGEWLAGPAVTAKYGGALLWIGTVSILFQVIYNIEISRYALYCGEPIFSGKFRIPPHPMFWVLIYFMLDWGSIAPYLAVNAAIPLEAIFLQRLPDPDNIPRDWWVHKFVATGLYLLVLIPLIFGGKIYNSLKVVMSFKLVAVITFLLFLGIFFSRPATWGEIFSGLFQIGTVPVLRGEDLNGNGILDPGEDFDRDGRLDVNEGLPPTIDTNGDGNPDAWEKDAEGNEIRFRDQDGDGKRDGYATENVFVYLWNHGTFPTLNLSLIATLGSLAAIAGNGGLTNAPISNFTRDQGWGMGSKVGAIPSVVGGHGISLSHEGCVFVVDEESLPRWRRWYRHILRDQLFVWMGACLIGVSLPSILSVEFLPRGTEASSWTGAAMTAGGVQDRVTDPAPGTLAYMPALRSLISGPNLGRFFWGATLFCGFLVMITSHTTTTDGFVRRWVDVFWTASPQLRKLPGTAVKYVYFFVLCGCAVLGLTILWTMDKPGKVFEMSTTFYNFAFAFSSWHTLVVNTTLLPPQLRPNWGVRIGLVLSGLYFAALGLLMSMKLFGYIS